In Saccharomyces eubayanus strain FM1318 chromosome XIII, whole genome shotgun sequence, one DNA window encodes the following:
- the RCE1 gene encoding CAAX prenyl protease: MLPVPTFLVLLYISISYVLPLYATSQPEGSKRDNPRTIKSRMQKLTILLLFNLLFVPFLQSQLSSTTSPISFKDAFFDLGIIPGYYRAIPNHWQFGQFVKDLAKCVILIVTLYCGPVLDFVLYHLLTPKSSILEDFYHEFLNIWSFRNFIFAPITEEIFYTSMLLTTYLNLIPHSQLSYQQLYWQPSLFFGLAHAHHAYEQFQEGSMTTLSILLTTCFQILYTTLFGGLTKFVFVRTGGNLWCCIALHALCNLMGFPGPSRLNLHFTVVDKKTGFTSKLVSIWNKCYFGLLLIGLISLKDSLQTMVGTPGYRIAL, translated from the coding sequence atgcTGCCAGTACCAACGTTTTTGGTACTTCTGTATATTTCTATATCATATGTCCTACCATTATACGCAACTTCGCAACCGGAAGGATCCAAACGAGATAATCCTCGAACCATAAAATCTCGCATGCAAAAGCTGACAATTCTGCTACTTTTCAATTTACTTTTTGTACCATTTTTGCAATCTCAATTATCGAGTACCACATCACCTATAAGTTTCAAAGACGCGTTTTTTGATTTGGGTATTATCCCCGGTTATTACAGGGCAATACCAAACCATTGGCAGTTCGGTCAGTTTGTAAAAGATTTGGCCAAATGCGTTATATTGATTGTCACTTTATATTGTGGTCCCGTGCTGGATTTTGTACTATATCATTTATTAACCCCAAAAAGCTCTATACTAGAGGATTTTTACCATGAATTTCTAAATATTTGGAGTTTCAGAAATTTTATATTTGCGCCAATAACtgaagaaatattttatacCTCAATGCTCTTAACAACTTATTTGAACCTAATACCACATTCACAGCTAAGCTATCAACAATTATATTGGCAGCCATCACTGTTTTTTGGACTCGCACACGCACATCATGCCTACGAGCAATTTCAGGAAGGTTCCATGACAACTCTATCTATTTTACTGACCACATGCTTCCAAATCCTGTACACAACACTCTTTGGTGGACTGACCAAGTTTGTATTTGTGAGAACGGGCGGAAACCTGTGGTGCTGTATTGCCCTACATGCCCTATGCAATCTCATGGGATTCCCGGGCCCATCGAGACTAAATTTACATTTTACAGTAGTAGACAAGAAAACAGGGTTCACTTCCAAGCTGGTCTCAATCTGGAACAAATGCTACTTCGGTCTGTTGCTTATTGGACTCATATCCTTGAAGGATAGCTTGCAAACTATGGTAGGGACCCCTGGTTATAGAATAGCACTCTAG